The Legionella sp. PATHC032 genome has a window encoding:
- the hflK gene encoding FtsH protease activity modulator HflK yields the protein MGWNEPEKGKDPWSGKNQPPDLDEALKRIQDKLKKTFFGGTGKSNNNSSGSSSGGLLAVAVLLIAFILWALSGIFIVDPAEQAVILRFGKYAETVGPGPHWIPRFISSKIVMNVDRVLDYSYSAQMLTSDENLVSVSLAVQYRINDLSEYLFNVANPEESLQQATSSALRQVVGTTTLDQIITEGREIWGGRVEETLRKTLDSYKTGILIVNVSPQPARAPESVQDAFDDAIKAQEDEKRFKEQAYAYAAKVVPIAEGKASRIQQEAEAYSKQVVLAAQGEVAEFLALLPQYNAAPQVTAKRMYLEAMQKVMNKSSTIIVDSKAGNLLYLPLDKLLGNQYFPQSENPKTIKNGTNASNEEDNLILSGRDLTRPTYSQGRD from the coding sequence ATGGGGTGGAATGAGCCAGAGAAGGGCAAAGATCCATGGTCGGGTAAAAATCAACCTCCGGATTTGGATGAAGCGCTTAAACGTATCCAGGATAAATTGAAGAAAACATTTTTTGGAGGCACGGGCAAATCAAATAATAATTCGTCAGGCAGTTCCAGTGGCGGGTTGCTTGCTGTCGCAGTTTTATTAATAGCTTTTATTCTTTGGGCTCTTTCTGGTATTTTTATTGTGGATCCTGCAGAGCAAGCAGTGATACTCCGTTTTGGTAAATATGCAGAAACAGTTGGTCCTGGTCCTCATTGGATTCCTCGTTTTATCTCATCAAAGATTGTTATGAATGTAGATAGGGTGTTAGATTACTCCTACTCTGCTCAAATGCTTACCAGTGATGAAAATTTAGTATCGGTCTCTTTGGCTGTCCAGTACCGCATTAATGATTTGAGTGAATATTTGTTTAATGTCGCAAATCCTGAGGAAAGCTTACAACAGGCAACCTCCAGTGCCTTAAGGCAGGTTGTAGGCACGACAACCCTGGATCAGATAATAACCGAAGGTCGAGAAATTTGGGGAGGTAGGGTAGAAGAAACTCTGAGAAAAACTTTAGATAGTTACAAGACCGGAATTTTAATCGTTAATGTGTCACCCCAACCTGCCAGAGCTCCAGAAAGTGTTCAGGATGCTTTTGATGACGCTATTAAAGCTCAAGAAGATGAAAAACGCTTCAAGGAGCAGGCTTATGCTTATGCAGCGAAAGTAGTGCCCATTGCAGAAGGTAAAGCGAGCCGTATTCAACAGGAAGCTGAAGCTTATTCGAAGCAAGTCGTATTAGCTGCTCAGGGAGAAGTAGCAGAATTTTTAGCCTTACTTCCTCAATACAATGCAGCTCCTCAAGTTACGGCTAAACGGATGTATCTTGAGGCTATGCAAAAAGTTATGAATAAGAGCAGCACTATTATTGTAGACAGTAAAGCAGGAAACTTATTGTATCTACCTTTAGATAAATTACTTGGAAATCAATATTTTCCGCAATCTGAAAATCCAAAAACCATAAAAAACGGTACGAATGCCAGTAATGAGGAGGACAATTTGATTCTTTCTGGAAGAGATCTCACAAGGCCAACTTATAGTCAAGGGAGAGATTGA
- the hflC gene encoding protease modulator HflC encodes MNAFKTTLGVLIFLILVLLFTSVFTVTQGQQGIILRLGRLVKDPQTDAVKVLNPGLHFKTPFIESVRIFDTRIQTMDIKSTRIVTKEKKDVMVDYYVKWRISDLAQYYKSTGGNEFKAETLLEQQLNTLLRAQFGKRTISDAVSGGRDDVMEILRNAAEKQAGELGIKVVDVRIKGIELPSNTSNAIYQRMRADMQKIANRHRADGQAAAEQIQAKADADVTVLLAKTKSNAQRIRAVGEAEAAAIYSKAYTQNPDFFALYKSLLAYEASFHSKKDILVLDQSSSFFDYFKQAMPKNDGTAAKK; translated from the coding sequence ATGAATGCATTTAAAACAACATTAGGTGTCTTAATCTTTTTAATACTAGTGCTTTTGTTTACCAGTGTTTTTACTGTCACACAAGGACAGCAGGGTATTATTTTACGATTAGGGCGTTTGGTAAAAGACCCTCAAACTGACGCAGTGAAAGTGTTAAATCCAGGCCTCCACTTTAAAACCCCTTTTATCGAAAGTGTGCGAATTTTCGATACACGTATCCAAACCATGGATATCAAATCGACTCGTATTGTGACCAAAGAGAAAAAGGATGTCATGGTTGACTATTATGTGAAATGGCGAATTTCAGATTTAGCCCAGTATTATAAATCAACAGGTGGAAATGAATTTAAAGCCGAAACTTTGTTAGAACAACAGTTAAATACCTTACTCAGAGCCCAATTTGGTAAGCGTACTATATCCGATGCTGTTTCAGGCGGGCGTGATGATGTTATGGAGATACTGCGTAATGCTGCTGAGAAGCAAGCCGGCGAATTAGGTATTAAAGTGGTTGATGTTCGTATTAAAGGTATCGAACTGCCTTCAAATACCAGTAATGCCATCTATCAACGCATGAGAGCTGATATGCAAAAAATTGCAAACAGGCACAGAGCTGATGGACAAGCTGCCGCAGAACAAATCCAGGCGAAAGCAGATGCTGATGTCACGGTTTTGTTAGCTAAAACTAAAAGTAATGCTCAGCGAATCAGAGCAGTTGGTGAAGCGGAAGCAGCAGCTATTTATTCGAAAGCGTACACTCAAAATCCTGATTTTTTTGCATTATACAAAAGCTTGTTAGCCTATGAAGCCAGTTTTCATAGCAAAAAAGATATTTTAGTATTGGATCAAAGCAGTTCATTTTTTGATTATTTCAAACAAGCTATGCCAAAAAATGATGGTACAGCGGCTAAAAAGTAA